The following are encoded together in the Alphaproteobacteria bacterium genome:
- a CDS encoding ABC transporter permease, which produces MQLDETEVPPPAATGHRRGSLAERSERSRRWSGAPVRRLAMGSYITAIYFFLLAPILIVVFTSFNPTEANVFPPRGFSLRWYGVFLESSGFVDAFKFSLWLGLVSAVGATVIGFLSAYGIVRLLGKRREVGQSLALLPIMIPHILISISLLLALTVVPFPELGGLIFGHIMICLPFTIAGIIASLEGVDLQLELAARTLGASRLRTMVEVVIPLAAPGMLSALIFAFIVSFGDVYISLFLSGPGRTTLPIEIFSYMQWETTPVVAAITTVQILLIVVLGLVIERLVGLRKILRV; this is translated from the coding sequence GTGCAGCTTGACGAAACCGAAGTGCCGCCGCCGGCCGCCACAGGTCACCGCAGGGGCAGCCTGGCCGAACGCTCGGAGCGCTCGCGGCGCTGGAGCGGGGCCCCAGTCCGGCGCCTGGCCATGGGCAGCTACATCACCGCCATCTATTTCTTTTTGTTGGCGCCGATCCTGATCGTCGTCTTCACGTCTTTCAATCCGACCGAAGCCAACGTCTTTCCGCCGCGCGGATTTTCGCTGCGCTGGTACGGCGTTTTCCTGGAAAGCTCGGGCTTCGTCGACGCCTTCAAATTCAGCCTCTGGCTGGGGCTGGTATCGGCCGTCGGCGCCACCGTCATCGGTTTTCTCTCGGCCTACGGCATCGTCCGTTTGCTCGGCAAGCGCCGCGAAGTGGGCCAGTCCCTGGCGCTCCTGCCGATCATGATTCCCCATATCTTGATCAGCATTTCGTTGCTGCTGGCACTCACCGTGGTGCCCTTCCCCGAGCTCGGCGGCCTCATCTTCGGCCACATCATGATCTGCCTGCCCTTCACCATCGCCGGCATCATCGCCAGCCTCGAGGGCGTCGATCTGCAGCTCGAACTGGCCGCCAGGACGCTGGGGGCATCGCGCTTGCGCACCATGGTCGAGGTGGTCATTCCGCTGGCTGCGCCTGGCATGCTGTCGGCCCTGATCTTCGCATTCATCGTCTCCTTCGGCGACGTCTACATCTCGCTCTTCCTCTCGGGACCCGGGCGCACCACGTTGCCCATCGAAATCTTCTCCTACATGCAATGGGAGACGACGCCCGTGGTGGCGGCGATCACCACCGTACAGATCCTGCTCATCGTGGTCCTGGGCCTGGTCATCGAGCGCCTGGTGGGGCTGCGGAAAATCCTGCGCGTCTAG
- a CDS encoding succinylglutamate desuccinylase/aspartoacylase family protein has product MEKIEIGTAVSEAVGISKGDLRIGDMPDGEPIAIPVIIARGKGQGPVLWLNGCVHGDEYCGSYIIHEVMRNLKPEDMSGTVVALPFLNLTGSHVVHRMSPFESFSHGDLNRCFPGNPGGSLTDQMAHAIYSQLKAHADYLIDFHTALTSDTRWALYANADGEVGKKAEGLARAFGIKHTLPAPTDILGGSALMTAAADGIPSYIVEAGGLGPAFDRETVLEGAERLQNVLRHLDMLPGEVTDYGPLTYFSNFAWVNSTRGGLFQAAVRCGDAIEEGTLIGRFYDVFGDLVEEKLSPYAGIVLAVSVGPLMPSGDILVHIGLDPKEV; this is encoded by the coding sequence ATGGAAAAAATCGAAATCGGCACGGCAGTCTCCGAAGCGGTGGGGATCAGCAAGGGAGATCTGAGAATCGGCGACATGCCCGACGGCGAGCCCATTGCCATTCCCGTCATCATCGCGCGTGGCAAAGGCCAGGGGCCTGTGCTGTGGCTCAATGGCTGCGTCCACGGCGACGAATATTGCGGCTCCTACATCATCCACGAAGTGATGCGGAACCTGAAGCCCGAGGACATGAGCGGCACCGTCGTGGCCCTGCCTTTCCTCAATCTCACGGGCAGCCATGTGGTGCATCGCATGAGCCCCTTCGAGAGCTTCAGCCACGGCGATCTCAACCGCTGCTTTCCCGGCAACCCGGGCGGCTCGCTGACCGACCAGATGGCCCATGCCATCTACAGCCAGCTCAAGGCCCACGCCGATTACCTGATCGATTTCCACACCGCGCTGACCAGCGACACACGCTGGGCGCTTTATGCCAACGCCGACGGCGAGGTGGGCAAGAAGGCCGAGGGCCTGGCCCGGGCCTTCGGCATCAAGCACACGCTCCCCGCCCCCACCGACATCCTGGGCGGCTCGGCCCTGATGACGGCCGCCGCCGACGGCATCCCGAGCTACATCGTCGAGGCTGGCGGCCTGGGGCCGGCCTTCGACCGCGAGACCGTGCTGGAAGGAGCGGAGCGCCTGCAAAACGTGCTGCGCCATCTGGACATGCTGCCGGGCGAGGTCACGGATTACGGGCCGCTTACCTACTTCTCCAATTTCGCCTGGGTCAACTCGACCCGCGGCGGCCTCTTCCAGGCTGCCGTGCGCTGCGGCGATGCCATCGAGGAAGGCACCCTGATCGGCCGTTTCTACGACGTCTTCGGCGATCTGGTGGAGGAAAAGCTAAGCCCCTACGCCGGCATCGTGCTGGCCGTGAGCGTGGGACCGTTGATGCCATCGGGCGACATCCTGGTGCATATCGGCCTGGATCCCAAAGAGGTCTGA